The Acidobacteriota bacterium genome segment ACCCGTCCCCTCCCGCCGCACCGTCGTCTGGCGCTTCACCTGCCCCTGGTGCCGCCGCAGCTTCAGCTCCTCCGTCTTCGGCCCCGACTACCGCTGCCGCATCGCCGGTCTCGCCGTCGCCCTGTTCGATCCCCTCTGCGAGGGCCAGGCCGAGCGCCAGGCGGCCCGCTCCCTCGGCGTCTCCCCCGGCGGCGTCCGCCGCCGGCGGATCTACCTCGCCGGCCAGTGCCTGCTGATCCTGAAGGAGTTTGTCGACCGGCTTCCCTGGGACCGGGCGGGGCGGTTCGAGCTGGACGGCCTGCGGAGCTTCGCCGGCAGCCAGTACGAGCCGGTGGAGATCAGCACGCCGATCTGGCCGGGGGCGGAGGCGGTGGTGGAGGAAGGCGTGGCGCCGCTGCGGCGGTCGGGCCCTGCGCGCAGCCGGGGCTGTCGCCTGACGAACGCGGTGGACAATGACGCGGCCCCGCTGCGGCGGCCGGGTCGGATGAGCACCGGGCAGCGGCGGATCCGGGCGGAGCGGGTGCCGCGGTGGGGCGGCGGGACCAGCGGGCGCGTCGGCAGTCGGTGAAACGTCTCGGCCCCGGGGCGACTCCCGACGCCGGAAGAGGACGAAACCTGGTTCGAGGTCCCGATGGCGAGTTCTCGCGACCGTCGTCGGTGGGAACTTCGCTGGTCGAAGATGGGGCTTTTCCGCGACGACAGACAGGCTTCGTGGAGAGCGCGCACGAGGCCGCCGCGGCCGCGGCCCGCAAGTTCCGCGAGGGGCATCCCCAATGGTGCGTCGGGCCACCGAACTCGCTGGACGAAGGGAGGTTCCGGTCTCGAGCGGATCGATGACGGGGGGTCGGGCCGAAGTGTCCGTCGTACACCGAGTTGCGCGTCGTTTCGCACCATCGAGGAAGCACCTCCCAGATTCCGGCCTCCCCCGCCCGGTCGGCTCGCTCCAGGTGCTCGGGGCCAGCGACGGCCAGCCAAGGCGGAGTCTTCGCGGTCCGCCTCGGTGTGAAGCTGGACCGGAAGCCGCGAGCCCGGTCGGGGGCCCGCCACGCGGCGGCTATCCCGGGACGATGAGCCTCCGCGGGCCAGATGGAGGGGGGCTACCGGCTCCGCGATCCGCCGCTTCACCCCGGCACGACGCTCCAGCCGCGGCGGCGTGCTGTCCCCGCGCCGGACCGGGGGCGCCGCAGGGATCCCCTCCGGCCACGACAAGGGCCACGAAGCCGCCCTCGCCCTTCGAACCTCGCCAAGCGCTCACCGCACGCGGCGCGCGCAGCCGTCACGCCGGTCGTTCGCTCTTCTACGCGGCCTATCGGGGTCCCTCCGCGTCGCAGATCGCGTTGTAGGCGGCGATCTCGTAGTACCAGATCCCGGTGGGAGAGGTGTCACCGGTGCTGTCCACCCACTGGATGTTGGGCTCGGCCTCGTCCATGTCGGTGACGTTCGAGGCGATCAGCGGCCACTGATCCGGCGGCAACGAGGCGTCGGAGGACCGATAGACGTTGTAGCCGGTGACCTGATCGGGCTGGTTCGGATCCTGGAAGTGGAGGACGTTGTTGCCGTTGGCGTCAATGGTCTGGCTGTAGATGTAGACCTCCTCGTCCGGCGCCAGGCAGGGCCCCTCTTGGCGCATGCCGGCGCTCCAGGCGCTGCTGTCGGAGGCCTGGTAGGGCGGGCCGATGAGATCCGTCTCGCCGGTGACGGGATCGGCGTCGCTGTCGAGGGTGTCGTCCACACCTTGGTCCTTGAGGGTGAATTGATACCCCGTCGGGAGCACGAACCGGACGCGATGGCTCGCATTGGGATCCACGACGAAGACGTACTCGCCCGCGGCGTTCGTGAGCGCCTGGTCGATCACCGTGCCGCCTTCATCGAGCAACTGCACGGTGATCGACCCGAGCATGGCTTCGTCGGATTGGCGGATGCCGTCGCCGTCGGCGTCGAGCCAGACGACGCCGCCGATGGTGCTCGACTGGGCGAGGTCCGTCTCCTCCTGGCCGCCCCAGGGGATCGTGAACCAGCGACTGGCCTGGGCGAAGGGGGAAGTGACCGGATCGTAGAGCAGGCGAACCCGCCAGTGGTAGCGGCCGGGCTCGGGGTCGGCGACCAGCTCATTGAGAGAAACGCCCGAGGTTCCGGTGTCGAACCAGCTCGCGCTCGCCTGCGTGTTCGAGCCGTCGAGGAAATGCCGCGCCGGCTTCGCCTCGCACTCGAGCTTCACCTTCGCGCGCCCGAACGGGGAGCGGCCGATGGCCGCCAGGCGGAAGCCGTCCGGGGTGCGCGTGTGGCCGAGGCGCGCGATCTGGCCCGCGTCGTCGGCCCGGCGCTGCTCCGGCTTGAGGCTCAGGCCGGGTCCGCCGTTGCCGTAGTAGACATACGCGCGCCCGCCGTTGGGGGCCCATTTTTCTCCGACGACGACCTCCGCGTAACCGTCGCCGTTGACATCACCGGCTGTCGAGACGAAAGGACTGCCGCCGATGGTCGCGGCTGTCCAGGCAGGGCTTGTGCCCAGCCCCGAAGCAGAGCCGTGGAAGACATGGAGGTCCTGCCCGCTGCTATAAGGGGCGACGATCACGTCGGCATAGCCGTCGCCGTTCACGTCTCCGGCTGTCGAGACCGACCAACCGAATCTGGCGTCTGCCACGTTGCTTTCGGCGGTCCAGGCGGGGGTCGTTTCGAGACCCGTCGCGGAACCGTGGTAGACGTAGGCTCGACCTTCGTCCGTCTCGCCAGAATCGTAGTAAGGCGCCCCGACGATGACATCCGCGTAGCCGTCGCCGTTGACGTCTCCGGCGGTCGAGACCGAGTGCCCGAACTCGGCGTCCGTCTGATCGCTTTCCGCGGTCCAGGCAGGGGTCGTCTCGAGACCTGCCGGCGAGCCGTGGTAGACGTAAGCGCGACCTTCCGACGATTGGCCGTTGTCGTAGAGGTACGCACCGACGATCACGTCGCTGTAGCCGTCGCCGTTGACGTCTCCAGCAGTCGAGACCGAGTACCCGAACAGGGCACCCGCCTGATTGCTCTCGGCCGTCCACGCCGGCGACATCCCGAGGCCGGAGGCGGAGCCATGGTACACGAAGGCACGCCCCTCGGTCGCCTCACCGTTGTGGTAATGGTACGCGCCCACGATGACATCGGCGTATCCGTCGCCGTTGACATCGCCGGCCGTCGAGACCGAGCTTCCGAACCTAGCAAACGCCAGGTCGCTTTCGGCCGTCCAGGCAGGGCCCGTCTCGAGACCTGCCGGTGAGCCGTGGTAAACGAAAGCCCGGCCTTCGTCCTCCTCGCCGTTGTCGTAATAGTATGCACCCACGATGACATCGGCGTAGCCGTCGCCGTTGACATCACCGGCCGTCGAGACCGAGTGGCCAAAGTAGGCATACGCCTGGTCGCTCTCGGCGGTCCAGGCCGCCGACGTCTCGAGGCCGGAGGCGGAACCGTGGTAGACGAAGGCGGCGCCCTCCGCAGCTTGACCGTTGTCGTACTCCTCCGCGCCCACGATGACATCGGCGTAGCCGTCGCCATTGACATCACCGGCCGTCGAGGCGGAGCAGCCAAACCTGGCAACGTCCTGCCCGGCCTCCGCCCTCCAAGACCAATTAGGTTCAAGACCTGAGGCGGAGCCATGGTAAACGAAAGCCCGGCCTTCGTTCGCCTCGCCGTTGTCGTAGAGGTACGCACCGACGATCACGTCGCTGTAGCCGTCGCCGTTCACGTCTCCCGCCGTCGAGACCGACTTCCCGAAGGAGGCGGACGCCTGATCACTCTCTGCCGTCCACGCCGGCGTCGTCTCGAGGCCCGAGGCGGAGCCGTGGTAGACGAAAGCCCGTCCTTCGTTCGCCTCGCCGTTGTCGTACTGGTACGCGCCAACGATGACATCCGCGTAGCCATCGCCGTTCACGTCCCCGGCTGTGGAAACCGAGCCCCCGAAGTAAGCGGACGTTTGATCGCTCTCGGCTGTCCACGCCGGCGTCGTCTCGAGGCCCGAGGCGGAGCCGTGGTAGACGAAAGCGCGACCTTCGTCCGTTTCCCCATTGTCGTAGTGGAACGCACCGACGATCACGTCGCTGTAGCCGTCGCCGTTCACGTCTCCGGCCGTCGAGACCGAGTACCCGAACTCGGCGAACGCCTGGTTGCTTTCCGCGGTCCACGCAGGGGTCGTCTCGAGACCTGACGGCGAGCCGTGGAACACGTAAGCGCGACCTTCGTCCGTTTCCCCGTTGTCGTAGGAGTACGCACCGACGATCACGTCGCTGTAGCCGTCGCCGTTGACATCACCGGCCGTCGAGACCGACATCCCGAAGAAAGCGGACGCCTGATCGCTCTCTGCCGTCCACGCCGGCGACGTCTCGAGGCCGGAGGCTGAGCCGTGGTAGACGAAAGCCCGCCCTTCGTTCGCCTCGCCGTTGTCGTACTGGTACGCGCCAACGATGACATCGGCGTAGCCGTCGCCGTTCACGTCTCCGGCCGTCGAGGCCGACCTCCCGAAGTAGGCGGACGACTGATCGCCCTCTGCCGTCCACGCCGGCGATCTCTCGAGGCCCGTGGCGGAGCCGTGGTAGACGAAAGCCCGTCCTTCGTTGACCTGACCGTTGTCGTACTGGTACGCGCCAACGATGACATCCGCGTAGCCGTCGCCGTTGACATCACCGGCCGTCGAGACCGTGATCCCGAAGTAAGCGTATGCCTGATAGCCTACGTCCGACCACGCCGCCCCCGTGTGAAGCCCGGAGGCGGATCCGTGGTAGACGTAGGCGGCTCCCTCGTCCGTCTCCAAGATGCCGTCGTAGCCGTAGGCTCCAACGATCACGTCGCTGTAGCCGTCGCCGTTGACATCCCCCGCCGTCGCCACGGAGAAACCGAAGTAGGCGTCCGCCAGGTTACCTTCCGCCGTCCACGCCGGGCTCGTCGCCAGCGGATCCACCGTCACGGGGTAGGCGGCCTCCGTGTCGTCGAAGACGAGCCGTACGCCTCCGACACCGCCCTGCGTGAAGCCTTCGATCCACGCGGGAAGTTCCCTTCCTCCCGCATCCGTGACGCGCAGGTGGGCGTAGTGCACGAGGTTGACGCCGCGGCCCGTGCGGAAGTCCACGGCCTGGCCGTCCTCGGCAAAGATCGGCTCGAGCGTGCCCAGAAGCCTCAGGTCCAGGTGCGCCAGCCGGGCCGCCTGGGACGGCTCCACCCGCGAGGCCCGCGGCCCCCGCGGCGGCGCTCCCTCGAGCGGCTCGGCTTCGAGCGCTTCCGGAGGACCGAAGACGACGAAGCCTTGTTCGAGACCCCGGGGCGAGTTGTCGTACCACTCACGGACGAGCCCCCGCTCGTAGTCGATCCGGTTTTCCGCGGGCTTCAGCGCGGCTTCGGGAACGGCCCGCACGCGACCCCCGCGGCCGTAACCCACGAGCGCCAGCCCCCACTGCCAGGTCGGCTCGGTTTCCGTACGGGAGATCACGCGCGGTCCGACCTCGGTGAAGTAGGTCCGGAAGCCGTGCGCGCGATTGGGGGCGTGCCACGCAGCGGACACGTCGGGGAGCTAGCTCTGCGTTTGCCAGGTGACGTGGTATTCCTTCTCCGCGATGCGCCGCTGCACCTCGGACAGCCAGTCCGCCGACGGCTGCTGCCCCCGCACCTGACCGACAGCGGCGAGAACGGTCAATCCGGACAAAAGGAAGGGAAGGAAGGTCCTCGGTCCCCGCATCTCGAACCTCCTCCTGGTCTTGCGAAAGGGACGGCGAGGCGCGTTGGCAGCTCTCGTAGGTGCTCGAGCGAAGGCCCGGCTGGCCGGCTAGCGTCGCATCGTCCCCCCGGTTACTGCGGTTGCCTCCTTCAATTGAAACCGATGGCGTTCGGAAAGTGAACCGCCTGCGCTCTATTTACGCCGAAACATCGTCAACCAAAGGAGTTAGACACGGGGCGCAGTGCACCCGCGCCGTCCAGGGTCGCGAACAAGGGGGCACCGATCCGATCGCGCTTTGCCGTCATCGGCCGCACTTTCCCGCTTCGGGTAGGCCACCGGCGCCGGGCCCGGCCCACGCGGCCTCGAGCGCCCGATCTCGTCGCTCGGCAAGGCGTGAGGTGCGTCCTGCGGAGGGCCAGTCGGCCCCCGACCCCGGGAGCTCCGCCCCGAGCCGGTCACCCGACGCTCTGAGATGCCCGGCGGTGACGGCTTCGCGGTCGCGTTCGCCCCTCCACGCCGTCGCCCCGCGTTCGTGCTCGACAGAGACCGGCCCCCGACGCCGACAGCTACGGACCGCGGTTGGCAGCCACTGCCGAGCGCTCAGTGGGTTCGGCGGAATTCCGCACCACTGGGGAGGCATCTCGCGGGGAATCGGCGCATTCCCGTAGGTGCGTACCACGGGGTTCGTTGCAGCATCGAACGATCCAATCTCGGTTCGCCCGCTTGCCGCGAGTCCGGCCCGAGCCGCGTGCCTGGAGCTGCCGGGGGAGTCCGGCGGCAAGCGCCCCTCTGCCGCGAAGCGCCGGGACTGCCTGTCTTTCAACGAGTCGCGCCCCGGTTCGCGCCGTCGAGGGTGCACCCCAACAGGGCTGCGAAATCGGCGGGTTCCGGAAGTCGGGCGGCGGGACGACCGGAAGGGGGTTTGGCGCGCGACGCGCGGCGGTCGCGTGGCCACGCCGCTGCCGCCGGGTGGGGGCGAGCGGCCGGGGTCTCACGTGGATCTCTTCGGACGGCGGCCGTCTACCGGTCTGGTCGGCGTGCCGGCAAGCGGCCGGAAGGCATACGGCGGGACCCGCGGGGCCGGCCGACCGAGAAGCTTCCCGCGGCGTGGGAAGTGCATTCCGGACGGTGCGTTCCCCGTCGAAATCGCTGGGGGACTGGAAGTTCCGGCCTCGAATGGATCGATGCCCGAGATCGGGCCGAATTGCTGGCCTTCGCAGCCCTCGGCCGGCGTGGCGCGCGTTCGAGGGTCCCCTCCCGAGGGGCGCATCTCTCACCGAGGGGCTGGAGCTACCGGCCGCCCTCCCGTTCGGGTCCCGCAATCCCGAGCGGGGCGACGGCGAACACGTGCTCTTCGACCGGGCGTCCTTGTTTGAGGTGCTCGTCGACGATTCGATCGACGATCTCCTCCGTGACTCCCCGGTACCAGACGCCCTCCGGATACACGAGCAAGAGGGGTCCCTGCTCGCAGATCCTCAGACAGTCGACTTTGGAACGCAGAACCACGGGGCCGTTCGGGGCGGAAGAGGCGCCGGGATCCCCCTTTCCGAGCGGCGGAGGCGTCAGACCTTCTTGCTTCAACCGCTGTTTCAAGCGGCGCCAGACCCGGGCCGCATCCTCGGCGCTCGCGCAGCGCGGCCCGGAGCAGACGAAGACGTGCCGAGCCGCGCGCCCCACGCCGAGCGCCCGAGCGAGGGCGGCCGCCCGTTCTCTCGACCCGCCGGCGTTCATGAGAAGAGCACTCCTGCGAGCCGTCCCTGGATTTCCGCGACATCGGGATCGTCACGGCCGAGAATCTCGAACGCAGCGAGCAGCGCGCGGCGTGCGCCATCATCGCGAAAGCCCCGATCGCGGCGGACGATCTCCAGCAGCTCGGCCATCGCCTCCCGCCGCCGCCCGGCCGCCCACAGCGCTCCAGCGAGGGCGAACCTTGCCTCCGAGGACGCCGGGTCCGCGGCCACGCGCTGCCGCGCCGGCTCCGTTCCGCCGGCCGCCTTGCCGGCTTCGAGCATCGCGAGCAGGAGCCTGAGGCCCTCCGCCTGGTCGTGCTCCGGCGTTCCCGGCTCGACCGAACCGAGCACCTCCGCGGCCCGATCGGTGCGTCCCGCCATCACCAGCAGGCGCGCCAGCGCGAGCCGGACCCCGGCGCTCGCCTGTTCGCCTCCCTGCGCGATGGCGTCCTCGAGGGTCGCGATCGCCTCCTCCAGGCGTCCGGCTTCCGCCAGCCGGTGCGCCTCCGCCAACCGCTGTTCCGCGGCGTCCGGAACGAGGCGGCGCAGGAACATCTCGACTTGATCCCGAGGGAGAGCCCCGACGAACTCGGCGACGACCCGGCCGTCGCGGATGGCCTTGACGGCGGGAATCCCGGACACGCCGAACGCCTCGGCGAGTTCCGGATTCTCGTCGACGTTCACCTTGGCGAGGGCCACTCGCCCGCCCATCGCGCCCACCGCCTCCTCGAGGATCGGACCGAGAACGCGGCAGGGCTGGCACCACGGCGCCCAGAAATCGACCACCACCGGAACGTTGCGGGACCGCTCGAGCACCTCTCGCTCGAACGTCGCCGCCGAGACGTCCGCCACCATGCCCGCCATACTCACCTCCGGCGCCGTTCATAGGATGCCCGGCCCGGCGGCGCAAGCGGCGCGGGCGCTGGAAGCCCCGCGGCGGCGGCGATCCGGGACAGGCAACCCGGGGCCCGTGCCACCGGCAGATTGCTCACGTAGAACCGCGTCGCCCCCGCCTCGAGCGCCGCGCGGAGGGTGCGTGCGGCGATCTCCTCGGCGCGGGCGCCCGCCGCGAACTCTTTCGCCAATGCATCCTTCGGCACCGGGATGAAGCGTGCCAGGCGGTCGAGCGTCGCCGCCCTCGCGCTTCTGTAGAAAAAAACCCCCACGAGCACCGGAACGTCCAGGCCGCGGCGGGCGGCCTCGTCGAGGAACGCTCGCAGCGGGCCGATGTCGTGGTGGGACACGATCTGCGTGAGGACGAAGTCGAGCGATTCCGCATGGTCGGCGAGGTAGCCCACCTGCTCGGCGGCGTCCCGGTACGGATTCGCCCACCCCCCCAGAAGCAGTCCGGGGAACTCCCGCCGCAACCGCTCCCGGAGCTGCCAGGCGTGCGGCAGGCAGCGCGGCACCCCGTCGTGCTTGTCCCCTCCGAGAACCACGAGCCCGGGGAAGCGGGCGTGGTGGGCTCTCGCGGCAAATCGCCGGCAGTATTCGAGCGAATGCTTGAGGGTGAGGAACGGCACCACCCGGTCCCGCTGAGCCTCGCGGCCGAGGTTGCGCTCGAGATGGGCGAGATTCTCCTCCTCGTCCGTCCCCACCGCGCTGTCGGTGAGGAAAACGACGGTATCGAGACCGGCCAGGCGCCGGACCGACTGATAGACGTCGATCCAGGCCTCCAGCGCCGACAGGGCGGCAAGATCCCGCCGCGGCGGCCGCAGCTCGACCGCGATGAGCGGGTCCGGGGCGTGAAGCCGCGCTCTCAGGTTCCTCGGAGGTCCCGTCATCCCTCTCCATCCAGCGGCATCCCGGCGTGCCCCCGCGGCCGAGGATACGGGGGGCGGGTGCCGGTGGCACGGGGCCCCGCCGGGGCGGCCGGCCCGCTCCACCGCAGGCCGACCGTGACCGTCCTGCCCGGGGCCGCCGGAGCATGCCGGCGCGGGGAGGAGGGAATCGTCCTGTCGAGGAGGTTCGTGATCCCGGCGGACAGCGACAGGCCGCGGCGGAGCCGGAGGAATGCTCCGACGTCGATCCGCGCCCATCCCGGCGTCACCTGTTCCCCCGGACCGGGGTCGGATTTCCGGCCGCGCACCACGAGCTCGGCGCGCCACCCCGCCCTCCGGCTCTCCCTTTCCCACGCGAGTGTCCCCCCGGCGGCGGGAATGTCGTCCAAGGCGGCTCTCTCCCCGTCGCGGCCGAGGATGCGATGCGCCGTCAGACGGAGGGCCCCCGCCCGCGGTCCGAGCCGGAGGGCGGCATCCAGCTCCAAACCGCGCACGAGACCGCGGCCGGCATTTTCGAAGCGGTAGCGGTCCAGTTCCCCTGACGCGACCAGGCGGCGCACGATGACATCCCTGATGCGTGCCTCGAACGCCGCCACTTCGACATGGTGGCGCGGCCCGCTTCGCCGCCAGACGAGATCGATCTGCCGGCTGAGCTCCCGCTCCAGATCGGGGTTCGGCTCGACGATGCCGCGACCGGTGATCCCTCGGTAGTAACGCTCCGACAGGAGCGGCTCGCGGA includes the following:
- a CDS encoding co-chaperone YbbN → MAGMVADVSAATFEREVLERSRNVPVVVDFWAPWCQPCRVLGPILEEAVGAMGGRVALAKVNVDENPELAEAFGVSGIPAVKAIRDGRVVAEFVGALPRDQVEMFLRRLVPDAAEQRLAEAHRLAEAGRLEEAIATLEDAIAQGGEQASAGVRLALARLLVMAGRTDRAAEVLGSVEPGTPEHDQAEGLRLLLAMLEAGKAAGGTEPARQRVAADPASSEARFALAGALWAAGRRREAMAELLEIVRRDRGFRDDGARRALLAAFEILGRDDPDVAEIQGRLAGVLFS
- a CDS encoding ferredoxin; translated protein: MNAGGSRERAAALARALGVGRAARHVFVCSGPRCASAEDAARVWRRLKQRLKQEGLTPPPLGKGDPGASSAPNGPVVLRSKVDCLRICEQGPLLLVYPEGVWYRGVTEEIVDRIVDEHLKQGRPVEEHVFAVAPLGIAGPEREGGR